In the Leptospiraceae bacterium genome, one interval contains:
- a CDS encoding thermonuclease family protein, protein MTELPDNSMHLAITSPPYWQLKDYGTDNQIGFHDSYENYINNLNLVWKECYRTLQNGCRLCVNIGDQFARAVYYGRYKVIPIREEIIKFCENIGFDYMGAIIWQKVTTSNTTGGGVQMGSYPYPRNGILKLDYEFILVFKKLGDAPKPTKEQKELSKMTAEEWNTYFAGHWNFAGARQSGHIAMFPEELPRRLIKMFSFVGETVLDPFAGSGTTALAAKNTNRNSVGFEINPEFIPIIKEKLEVHQKDLNGTTYEFVKQQYIKTNFESEIKMLPYIFKDPHILDKRIDIKKLQFGSRIDKDSSTKREELFTVKEVISPEKIKLNNGLVVKLIGIESYPKGLKVLGEYVYQEAIKFIIDKTNGKKVFMKFDTIKYENHNELLAYLYLENKTFINAHLLKNGLVKVDENQEFKYLSKFKSLYKDRGEVISDNLKKYRYA, encoded by the coding sequence ATGACTGAATTGCCTGACAACTCGATGCATTTGGCTATAACTTCACCACCCTATTGGCAACTCAAGGACTACGGGACTGACAACCAAATTGGTTTTCACGACAGCTACGAAAATTACATCAACAACCTGAATTTAGTTTGGAAGGAATGCTACCGTACTCTTCAAAACGGTTGCAGGTTGTGTGTAAACATTGGCGACCAATTCGCAAGAGCAGTTTATTACGGGCGATATAAAGTCATTCCTATTCGTGAGGAGATTATCAAATTCTGTGAGAACATCGGATTTGACTATATGGGTGCAATCATCTGGCAAAAAGTTACGACTTCCAACACCACAGGTGGTGGCGTTCAAATGGGTTCGTATCCCTATCCAAGAAATGGAATTTTGAAATTGGATTATGAATTTATTCTTGTTTTCAAAAAATTAGGCGATGCTCCCAAACCGACAAAAGAGCAAAAAGAACTTTCCAAAATGACTGCCGAAGAATGGAACACCTATTTTGCAGGGCATTGGAATTTCGCAGGAGCAAGACAAAGCGGACATATTGCAATGTTCCCGGAAGAACTTCCGAGACGACTGATAAAAATGTTTTCGTTTGTTGGAGAAACCGTTCTTGACCCATTCGCAGGAAGCGGAACAACTGCATTAGCAGCAAAAAACACAAATAGGAATTCCGTTGGCTTTGAAATCAATCCTGAATTTATTCCAATCATCAAAGAAAAGTTGGAAGTCCATCAAAAGGATTTGAACGGAACGACTTATGAGTTTGTAAAGCAACAATATATAAAGACAAACTTTGAAAGTGAGATAAAAATGCTTCCATACATTTTTAAAGACCCTCATATCCTTGACAAAAGAATTGACATTAAGAAACTTCAATTCGGCTCTAGGATTGATAAAGACAGTTCTACGAAACGAGAAGAACTATTCACTGTAAAAGAAGTCATTAGCCCCGAAAAAATAAAATTGAATAATGGTTTGGTAGTAAAGCTAATTGGCATAGAATCATACCCAAAAGGCTTAAAAGTTTTGGGAGAATATGTCTATCAAGAGGCAATCAAATTTATTATTGATAAAACAAATGGAAAGAAAGTATTTATGAAATTTGATACAATTAAGTATGAGAATCACAACGAACTGTTAGCTTATTTATACTTAGAAAATAAAACTTTTATCAATGCTCACTTACTAAAAAATGGATTGGTCAAAGTTGACGAAAATCAAGAGTTTAAATATTTATCAAAATTTAAATCGCTTTATAAAGATCGTGGTGAAGTAATAAGTGATAATTTAAAAAAATACCGGTATGCTTAG
- a CDS encoding SpoIIE family protein phosphatase, which produces MFKKTFWQMTWRLESFTSLIPIPTFVYFVMVTGAFVGQERIIAVAVAGLLVGSGTVVWGILFRWFALKKLFSELDRLESVNTPETAERELLRNKFLMYPYREGRTIIARWSVGILAGAFVYIVQIKEIPFYSIFVEFYSLLFVLPISYVMYIFMPESVIRPILACPVFSDLPPAGKKIREISYFSRMLLAIISVTITPVAIFGFILYATLAGKMSFKNPEIHIVLLALEGFAAIIIVSYRTAKSVKFNINDTNEILQQLGKGNFSITSNRVTTDEFGRQSELLTVVTNDLSKMYNEVRELNENLEQKVIDRTEELNKTLEEVRKLKLAQDGDYFLTSLIIKPLNRNYVKSEKLSIEFLQKQKKKFEFKGKQHDIGGDICSAYTIRLRNKNYTAFMNADAMGKSMQGAGGALVLGSVYFSIIERTQVLESIGRLAPERWLKNTFLELHKVFESFDGSMLISVATGLVDDETGILYYINAEHPWTILYRDKQAKFIENELYFRKLGMSAVSGNIFIRVFQLEPDDMLICGSDGRDDILIRNYDGSVKMNEDPDLILQTVTEASGELNEIYALTSKIGEITDDFSLLKIFYKGAQEQNTVANIHKAESGKLYKEKEYRRAAEKGESYFNKRPSDTDFMRYLSRCHRLAGNTDVAIDLCERLRLRIPTDVRNLVVLTSLYINIGNSARAAELAQEIKSLDPQNHSLIKIEEFLQKKNK; this is translated from the coding sequence ATGTTTAAAAAAACTTTTTGGCAAATGACATGGCGGTTAGAATCTTTTACCAGCCTTATTCCTATACCTACATTTGTGTATTTTGTAATGGTTACTGGTGCATTTGTTGGACAGGAAAGAATTATAGCTGTAGCCGTGGCGGGCTTACTTGTCGGTTCAGGTACTGTTGTTTGGGGAATTTTATTTAGGTGGTTTGCCTTAAAAAAATTATTCAGTGAACTCGACCGTTTAGAGTCTGTGAATACTCCTGAAACTGCAGAACGTGAATTGTTGCGTAATAAATTTTTGATGTATCCCTACCGTGAAGGCCGAACTATTATTGCACGTTGGAGTGTTGGTATTTTAGCAGGCGCATTTGTTTATATTGTACAAATAAAAGAAATTCCATTTTATTCGATATTTGTAGAATTTTATTCTCTATTGTTTGTATTACCTATATCTTATGTGATGTATATTTTCATGCCTGAAAGTGTAATCCGACCCATTTTGGCTTGTCCTGTATTTTCAGATTTGCCTCCAGCCGGAAAAAAAATAAGAGAGATTAGTTATTTTTCACGGATGTTACTTGCTATAATCTCAGTAACCATTACGCCGGTTGCTATTTTTGGATTTATTTTATACGCTACCTTAGCAGGAAAAATGTCATTTAAGAATCCCGAAATTCATATTGTGTTGTTGGCGCTTGAAGGATTTGCAGCAATAATCATAGTATCGTATAGAACAGCGAAATCTGTGAAGTTTAACATTAATGATACTAATGAGATTTTGCAACAATTAGGCAAGGGCAATTTTTCTATTACCAGCAATCGTGTGACCACTGATGAGTTTGGCAGACAATCTGAATTATTGACCGTGGTGACAAACGATCTATCCAAAATGTATAACGAAGTAAGGGAGTTAAATGAAAATCTTGAACAGAAGGTCATTGATCGCACAGAAGAATTGAATAAAACTCTTGAAGAAGTTCGCAAACTAAAATTAGCTCAAGATGGAGATTATTTCCTTACATCTCTTATCATTAAGCCTCTTAATCGCAATTATGTTAAAAGTGAAAAATTATCAATAGAATTTTTGCAAAAACAAAAAAAGAAATTTGAATTCAAAGGAAAGCAACATGATATTGGCGGAGATATTTGCAGTGCTTATACTATAAGACTGAGAAATAAAAATTATACCGCATTCATGAACGCGGACGCTATGGGTAAATCGATGCAAGGAGCCGGTGGTGCATTGGTTCTTGGTTCAGTCTATTTTTCAATTATAGAAAGAACTCAAGTTCTTGAATCTATAGGTCGTCTTGCACCGGAGAGATGGCTCAAAAATACTTTCTTAGAATTGCATAAAGTATTTGAGAGTTTCGATGGTTCCATGCTTATTTCTGTAGCTACGGGGCTTGTGGACGATGAAACCGGAATACTCTATTATATTAATGCGGAGCACCCTTGGACAATTTTATATCGAGATAAACAAGCAAAATTTATTGAGAATGAACTGTACTTTAGAAAATTAGGAATGTCAGCGGTTTCTGGAAATATTTTTATTCGAGTTTTTCAGCTTGAACCGGACGACATGCTTATTTGTGGCTCAGATGGTCGTGATGATATTCTCATACGAAATTATGACGGTAGTGTAAAAATGAATGAAGACCCTGATTTGATTTTACAAACAGTCACAGAGGCATCCGGTGAATTGAATGAGATCTATGCACTCACTTCTAAAATTGGTGAGATTACTGATGATTTCTCGCTTTTAAAAATTTTCTACAAAGGGGCACAAGAACAAAACACAGTTGCAAACATTCATAAAGCAGAATCAGGGAAATTATACAAAGAAAAAGAATATCGTCGAGCAGCAGAAAAAGGAGAATCCTATTTTAATAAACGTCCGTCTGATACTGACTTTATGCGTTACCTTTCAAGGTGTCACCGCCTTGCAGGCAATACAGATGTTGCAATAGATTTGTGTGAAAGGCTTCGATTAAGAATACCTACAGATGTGCGTAACTTAGTTGTGCTTACGAGTTTATACATAAATATTGGAAACAGTGCCAGAGCAGCAGAATTGGCGCAAGAAATTAAATCTCTTGACCCACAAAATCACTCATTAATAAAAATCGAAGAATTTCTGCAAAAGAAAAACAAGTAG
- a CDS encoding DEAD/DEAH box helicase, which yields MIDKEHGDFSDFPKELNEKLKNVLIEQGFHSLYSHQKEAFHSISREKDTVLVSRTASGKTLSFLLPILNDYIQKDPPFSVMMMYPTKALSRDQEGTLGKLLQAATDSRKIGTFDGDTSREEREKILKSADFIITNPDMLHSGILPNHNRKWKNILSRLKYIVVDEVHTYRGSFGSHVSNVFKRLLRVCEIYGSKPIFVCSSATIGNPKEHVELLFQRKFEVIEKDGSPRPNREIFLINPSLVKSQGETLYRKGTGSISIPLMRYATKFGIRTICFCKGRQEVERLYRAVTDRNEDLREKIKPYRGGLLPNERRQLEKDLFSGKINTIITTNALELGIDIGDMSLCILSGHPGTVASFWQQAGRVGRKGNHSFIVFIAKDTPIDQYIVNHPDFITSTPSEEAWLNPENPYILLQHLPCAAYEYPLTSKNKYFHGEIASIAIDTLLKKKMLSPYGESFRYSAGDYPARGVNLRGMTDYNIDIYCGTEVIGEIDPIGARGALYKDAIYQHLGKKYMSLDLDLEKKLCKVEWTEVDYFTEAVWENMIQMIDEDESKVLNESELKFGYIEVKKQPKLYKKIKEKTHENIGYGPITLDSFDYETTGFTLTPSMNWVEKMNVTDRRYIDSALFGLSYILKRISPVLCMADSRDIETDVGLPASPNAQFRTSIFVYDAQEGGAGYSEKIYEKIIDAMNLCYTILEECECDSGCPSCVPPLPPGISDRETEDFLTETNAAIECTKSIILSILKNEIYIPKIKKKVYSISHNYSQYNEDYENRKKSENRLERAANSLIRKREKVH from the coding sequence TTGATTGATAAAGAACATGGAGATTTTTCTGATTTTCCAAAAGAGTTGAACGAAAAGTTAAAAAATGTTTTAATAGAGCAAGGTTTTCACTCGCTTTACTCTCACCAAAAAGAAGCATTTCATTCTATTTCTCGCGAGAAAGATACAGTGCTTGTTTCAAGAACTGCAAGCGGTAAAACTTTATCTTTTTTGTTGCCTATTTTAAATGACTATATCCAAAAAGACCCACCCTTTAGCGTAATGATGATGTACCCTACGAAAGCCTTATCTCGTGATCAAGAAGGAACGCTCGGAAAATTATTACAAGCTGCAACCGACTCAAGAAAAATTGGCACTTTTGACGGGGACACTTCCAGAGAAGAAAGAGAAAAAATTTTAAAAAGTGCAGACTTTATAATTACAAATCCCGATATGCTTCATTCCGGGATTTTACCTAATCACAATAGAAAGTGGAAAAATATTTTATCCAGATTAAAATATATTGTTGTTGACGAGGTTCATACCTATAGAGGCTCTTTCGGATCACATGTATCCAACGTATTCAAAAGGCTTTTGAGGGTTTGTGAAATTTATGGTAGTAAGCCCATTTTTGTTTGCTCTTCTGCGACAATTGGAAATCCGAAAGAACACGTAGAATTACTGTTTCAAAGAAAATTTGAAGTAATAGAAAAAGACGGCTCTCCAAGACCTAATAGAGAAATATTTCTTATCAATCCGTCTTTGGTAAAAAGTCAAGGAGAAACTTTATACAGAAAAGGAACCGGCTCTATTTCTATCCCACTCATGCGTTATGCGACAAAGTTTGGAATTCGGACTATTTGTTTTTGTAAAGGAAGACAAGAAGTAGAAAGACTATACAGAGCAGTTACCGATAGAAATGAAGATCTCCGGGAAAAGATTAAACCCTATAGAGGTGGACTGCTTCCAAACGAAAGAAGGCAATTAGAAAAAGACCTATTTTCTGGAAAAATCAATACTATCATTACAACTAACGCACTTGAACTAGGAATTGATATTGGGGACATGTCTTTGTGTATTTTGAGTGGTCACCCTGGAACAGTAGCAAGTTTTTGGCAACAAGCAGGAAGGGTAGGAAGAAAAGGAAACCACTCTTTTATAGTATTTATTGCAAAAGATACACCAATAGATCAATACATCGTAAATCACCCCGATTTCATTACAAGTACTCCTTCTGAAGAGGCTTGGTTAAACCCGGAAAATCCTTACATTTTATTGCAACACCTTCCTTGCGCTGCTTATGAATACCCGCTGACTTCTAAAAACAAATACTTTCACGGAGAAATAGCATCTATTGCGATAGACACTTTGCTAAAAAAGAAAATGCTTTCTCCTTATGGAGAGAGTTTTCGTTACTCTGCGGGAGATTACCCTGCAAGAGGGGTTAACCTAAGAGGGATGACAGATTACAATATAGACATATACTGTGGGACTGAAGTAATAGGAGAGATCGATCCAATAGGTGCGAGGGGTGCCTTATACAAAGATGCGATCTATCAACACCTTGGAAAAAAATATATGTCTTTGGATTTGGATTTAGAGAAAAAACTTTGCAAGGTAGAATGGACAGAGGTTGATTATTTTACCGAGGCAGTTTGGGAAAACATGATTCAGATGATAGACGAAGATGAATCAAAAGTTTTAAACGAAAGTGAATTAAAATTTGGCTATATAGAAGTAAAAAAGCAACCCAAACTATACAAAAAAATTAAAGAAAAAACTCACGAGAATATAGGGTATGGACCGATCACTCTCGATTCTTTTGATTACGAGACTACGGGTTTTACACTCACCCCTTCTATGAACTGGGTAGAAAAAATGAATGTGACAGACAGAAGGTACATTGACTCGGCTCTTTTTGGTTTGAGCTATATACTAAAGAGGATTTCTCCTGTTTTGTGTATGGCAGATTCGAGAGATATTGAAACCGATGTAGGGCTACCAGCTTCGCCTAACGCACAATTCAGAACCTCTATATTTGTGTATGATGCGCAAGAAGGGGGCGCAGGGTACTCAGAAAAAATTTACGAAAAAATAATCGATGCAATGAATTTGTGTTATACAATCTTAGAAGAGTGTGAATGCGACTCGGGGTGCCCTTCTTGTGTTCCACCACTTCCCCCTGGAATTAGTGATAGAGAAACAGAAGACTTTTTGACTGAAACAAATGCAGCCATAGAATGCACAAAAAGCATCATTCTTTCCATTCTAAAAAATGAAATCTATATTCCAAAAATTAAAAAGAAAGTGTATTCAATATCTCACAACTACAGTCAATACAACGAAGATTACGAAAATAGAAAAAAATCAGAAAACCGATTGGAAAGAGCTGCCAATTCACTGATTCGTAAAAGAGAAAAAGTACACTAA
- a CDS encoding peptide chain release factor 2: protein MDLKPAKELKKSTSELIESFNTRWEKLNLQTNYDRLISYNEQVKDPKLWDNPENAQRITKEKNSLEKKLEPWLNLKKELFDFPDLIDLTMEEFGEDGLESLNEDYRKLSKELEELELLGALSGEDDRRGAFFNIHPGAGGTESQDWAEMLLRMYTRYFEKKGFHVDLVDHQEGEGAGIKNATLLVQGENVFGYLKGENGIHRLVRISPFDSNKRRHTSFVSVHVTPEVDDDINIVIDEKDLRIDTYRSSGAGGQHVNKTDSAVRMTHIPTGIVVQCQNERSQIKNRATAMKMLKARLYEMEQEKNKEELQKKSGEKKDIAWGSQIRSYVFHPYNLIKDHRTDYETANISPVMDGDLDQFIFSYLKYIS from the coding sequence ATGGACTTAAAGCCGGCAAAAGAATTAAAAAAATCAACATCAGAGCTTATCGAGAGTTTTAACACTCGTTGGGAAAAATTAAATTTGCAAACTAATTATGATAGGCTTATTTCCTACAACGAACAAGTAAAAGACCCTAAGCTGTGGGACAATCCAGAAAATGCCCAAAGAATCACTAAGGAAAAAAATAGCTTAGAGAAAAAATTGGAGCCTTGGCTAAATTTAAAAAAAGAATTATTTGATTTTCCGGATTTGATCGATTTGACTATGGAAGAGTTCGGTGAAGATGGTTTAGAAAGTTTAAACGAAGACTATAGGAAATTATCGAAAGAGTTAGAAGAGCTTGAACTACTTGGGGCGTTAAGCGGAGAAGACGATAGAAGAGGAGCATTTTTCAATATTCATCCGGGTGCCGGTGGAACAGAAAGCCAAGACTGGGCAGAGATGCTGCTTAGAATGTACACTCGTTACTTTGAAAAAAAGGGGTTTCACGTAGATTTAGTTGATCACCAAGAGGGAGAAGGTGCAGGTATAAAAAATGCAACTCTATTGGTGCAAGGGGAAAATGTTTTTGGTTATTTAAAAGGAGAAAATGGGATTCACAGGCTTGTTAGGATTTCACCCTTTGATTCCAATAAAAGAAGACATACATCATTTGTATCGGTGCACGTTACCCCGGAAGTGGACGACGATATAAATATTGTAATTGATGAAAAAGATCTAAGAATAGATACCTATAGGTCTTCTGGTGCAGGCGGCCAACACGTAAACAAAACTGATTCAGCAGTTCGCATGACGCATATACCGACAGGAATAGTAGTTCAGTGTCAAAACGAGAGATCACAAATTAAAAATCGCGCAACCGCCATGAAGATGTTAAAAGCAAGACTATATGAAATGGAGCAAGAAAAAAATAAAGAAGAGCTTCAAAAGAAATCAGGAGAAAAAAAAGACATTGCATGGGGTTCCCAAATCAGAAGCTACGTATTTCATCCCTATAATTTAATCAAAGACCATAGAACAGACTACGAAACTGCAAATATTTCTCCAGTCATGGACGGAGACCTAGACCAATTTATTTTTTCTTATTTAAAATATATTTCTTAA